The following proteins are encoded in a genomic region of Arcobacter cloacae:
- a CDS encoding CDP-alcohol phosphatidyltransferase family protein: MSFLFNKHNHFNLANIVTFFNIASGIFAIYFLTHQEFFAAALFAWLAGGFDIIDGKIARKYNLSTQFGIQLDSYADFLSFVIVPAMFIYFAVVDTKEAFLSMPLVIFAFVYYVISGLRRLIQFNINADEGKVEKYFTGIPTPLGAILLWLVYLIYLTGFINETFVLFMMIVIGYLLNSKIKIPHL; this comes from the coding sequence ATGAGTTTTTTATTTAATAAACATAACCATTTCAACTTAGCTAACATAGTTACTTTTTTTAATATTGCATCTGGAATTTTTGCAATATATTTTTTGACTCATCAAGAGTTTTTCGCAGCTGCACTTTTTGCTTGGCTTGCAGGTGGATTTGATATTATTGATGGAAAAATTGCAAGAAAGTATAATTTATCAACACAATTTGGTATTCAACTTGATTCTTATGCTGATTTTTTATCTTTTGTTATTGTTCCTGCTATGTTTATATATTTTGCAGTAGTTGATACTAAAGAGGCTTTTTTAAGTATGCCTTTGGTGATTTTTGCTTTTGTTTATTATGTAATTTCAGGACTTAGAAGATTAATTCAATTTAATATAAATGCTGATGAAGGTAAGGTTGAAAAGTATTTTACAGGAATACCAACACCTCTTGGAGCTATATTATTATGGCTTGTTTATTTGATTTATTTAACAGGTTTTATAAATGAAACTTTTGTTTTATTTATGATGATTGTAATAGGTTATTTGTTAAATTCTAAAATTAAAATACCACATTTATAA
- a CDS encoding GGDEF domain-containing protein, translating into MLYKFLKSTTLKLLLLVCTVLATLIISALLFNSQVDKLKKQIDIIYFANLIPIIKLQIIADNYQEIVSCRKVKFNCDFKKEQEIIFQEWDYYYNAYKTKDEKIVVDTINQEIIDSFKENKYTVFLNILKRIDFLIKYETQEAFKQRKTFLEDYEEMKNYLFYNIVTILILSFAVIVFIILQVIKKDKQLTVLNKKYQIEAITDGMTQLYNRKYFDTIFDNMPFISNANNWQCAFIMVDIDYFKQYNDTYGHDMGDIALKKVAQTLKEYFSKKYEFVFRLGGEEFGVILFDINENILENCLKDMNKKILELQIEHKNSKILDVISISMGAIIYNPNSYISANKLYKFADESLYKSKENGRNQYHIYNEGK; encoded by the coding sequence ATGTTATATAAATTTTTAAAATCAACTACATTAAAATTGTTATTACTTGTTTGCACAGTTCTTGCAACATTGATTATTTCAGCACTTCTATTTAATAGTCAAGTGGATAAATTGAAAAAGCAAATTGATATTATTTATTTTGCAAACTTAATTCCAATCATTAAACTTCAAATTATTGCTGATAATTATCAAGAAATAGTATCTTGTAGAAAAGTTAAATTCAATTGTGATTTTAAAAAAGAACAAGAGATAATTTTTCAAGAATGGGATTATTACTATAATGCTTATAAAACAAAAGATGAAAAAATAGTTGTTGACACAATTAATCAAGAGATAATAGATTCATTTAAAGAGAATAAATATACCGTATTTTTAAATATTTTAAAAAGAATTGATTTTTTAATAAAATATGAAACTCAAGAAGCATTTAAACAAAGAAAAACTTTTTTAGAAGATTATGAAGAGATGAAGAATTATCTTTTTTATAATATTGTTACAATTTTGATTTTATCTTTTGCAGTTATTGTATTTATTATATTACAAGTAATAAAAAAAGATAAACAGTTAACTGTATTAAATAAAAAATATCAAATAGAAGCAATAACTGATGGAATGACTCAATTGTATAATAGAAAATATTTTGATACCATTTTTGATAATATGCCTTTTATTTCAAATGCAAATAATTGGCAATGTGCTTTTATAATGGTTGATATTGATTATTTTAAACAATATAATGATACCTATGGACATGACATGGGAGATATTGCACTTAAAAAAGTTGCACAAACTTTAAAAGAGTATTTTAGTAAAAAGTATGAATTTGTATTTAGACTTGGTGGAGAAGAATTTGGAGTAATTTTATTTGATATAAATGAAAATATATTGGAAAATTGTTTAAAAGATATGAATAAAAAAATATTAGAATTACAAATTGAGCATAAAAATAGTAAAATACTCGACGTAATTTCAATTTCAATGGGAGCTATAATATATAATCCCAATAGTTATATTTCTGCTAATAAACTTTATAAGTTTGCAGATGAAAGTTTATATAAATCTAAAGAAAATGGAAGAAATCAATATCATATATACAATGAAGGGAAATAA
- a CDS encoding putative metalloprotease CJM1_0395 family protein encodes MEIYDSYQNTSSLYQQIAIKKSELSNIDKKEFEKSTFEKNDTVVLGEKNYDENDYQRVLNKFKNKDNEIRTHEQTHASGAQTTTAISYNYQVGPDGKLYATGGSVRFDTSIPQDPQSAKVKLEQLKDASSSVGSLSGADASIAQVANLNKMLLESLKEGFNYENR; translated from the coding sequence ATGGAAATATATGACAGTTATCAAAATACCTCTTCTTTATATCAACAAATTGCTATAAAAAAGAGTGAATTATCAAATATAGATAAAAAAGAGTTCGAAAAATCTACTTTTGAAAAAAATGATACTGTTGTTTTAGGTGAAAAAAACTATGATGAAAATGATTATCAAAGGGTTTTAAATAAATTTAAAAACAAAGATAATGAAATAAGAACACATGAGCAAACACATGCATCAGGTGCTCAAACAACAACGGCAATTAGTTATAATTACCAAGTTGGTCCAGATGGAAAACTTTATGCAACAGGAGGAAGTGTTAGATTTGATACTTCAATTCCGCAAGACCCACAAAGTGCAAAAGTAAAACTTGAACAGCTAAAAGATGCTTCAAGTTCAGTGGGATCTTTAAGTGGTGCTGATGCAAGTATTGCTCAAGTTGCAAACTTAAATAAAATGTTATTAGAAAGCTTAAAGGAAGGATTTAATTATGAGAATAGATAA
- the trxC gene encoding thioredoxin TrxC — protein MSKINVVCPHCLKVNAIPLKDSYTKANCGECKKSLLETTPLELSEKNFDHVIVNSEIPVIVDFWAPWCGPCKMFAPIFNDVAKKYPLKALFVKVNTEAEQNLGARFAIRSIPTLVVYKNGVEKKRVSGALDPLRLVNLVNENL, from the coding sequence ATGTCTAAAATAAATGTAGTTTGCCCTCATTGCTTAAAAGTTAATGCAATTCCTTTAAAAGATAGTTATACTAAAGCGAATTGTGGAGAGTGTAAAAAATCACTACTAGAAACAACTCCTTTAGAATTGAGTGAAAAAAATTTTGATCATGTTATTGTGAATTCTGAAATTCCAGTAATTGTTGATTTTTGGGCGCCTTGGTGTGGACCTTGTAAAATGTTTGCTCCTATTTTTAATGATGTTGCAAAAAAATATCCATTAAAAGCTTTGTTTGTAAAAGTAAACACTGAAGCTGAACAAAACTTAGGAGCAAGATTTGCTATTAGGTCTATTCCAACTCTTGTTGTTTATAAAAATGGAGTTGAGAAAAAAAGAGTAAGTGGAGCTTTAGATCCACTAAGATTAGTTAATTTAGTAAATGAAAATTTATAA
- a CDS encoding DUF523 domain-containing protein, with protein MKILISSCLLGEDVRYDGNNSSIAFTPSFTFSIKELFMDILCENEIYSFCPEVAGGLPVPRASSEIIKNDKPFIVKNEKGDDVTINFLLGAKKALDICKEENIKVALLKAKSPSCGNKQIYDGTFSSKLIDGQGLTARLLEENGVKVFNENEIKDLAKFIKTNK; from the coding sequence ATGAAGATATTGATATCTTCATGTTTATTGGGAGAAGATGTAAGATATGATGGAAATAATTCATCAATTGCATTTACTCCAAGTTTTACTTTTTCAATAAAAGAGCTATTTATGGATATTTTGTGTGAAAATGAGATTTACTCTTTTTGTCCTGAAGTAGCAGGTGGTTTACCAGTTCCAAGAGCTTCTTCTGAAATTATAAAAAATGATAAGCCTTTTATAGTAAAAAATGAGAAAGGTGATGATGTTACAATAAATTTTTTATTAGGTGCAAAAAAGGCATTAGATATTTGTAAAGAAGAGAATATCAAAGTAGCACTTTTAAAAGCTAAATCTCCTTCTTGTGGGAACAAACAGATTTACGATGGAACTTTTTCTTCTAAATTGATTGATGGTCAGGGTTTAACAGCAAGACTACTTGAGGAAAATGGTGTCAAAGTATTTAATGAAAATGAAATAAAAGATTTAGCTAAATTTATAAAAACTAATAAATAG
- a CDS encoding ATP-binding protein: MVELSKKISTIVGRTNAEYGLIKEGDRVLVGFSGGKDSLTLIHSLNRLKKVVPFNFEFKAVTVTYGMGEQIEFLSNHCKEHGIEHEIIDTQIFELAGEKIRKNSSFCSFFSRMRRGYLYSTAQEQGFNKVALGHHLDDAMESFFMNFFYNGTMRSMPPIYKAENGLEVIRPLIFCRERQLRAFANTNEINVIGDEACPGLRFDVKMPHARATTKELLAKLEEENPKIFVSMKAAFKNIQLSTFFYKDIKEIDANIKEDELI; the protein is encoded by the coding sequence TTGGTTGAATTAAGTAAAAAGATTTCTACAATAGTTGGAAGAACAAATGCAGAATATGGACTAATAAAAGAGGGAGATAGGGTTTTAGTAGGATTTTCAGGAGGAAAAGACTCTTTAACTTTGATTCATTCATTAAATAGATTAAAAAAAGTAGTTCCATTTAATTTCGAATTTAAAGCAGTTACTGTAACTTATGGAATGGGTGAGCAAATAGAATTTTTAAGCAATCACTGTAAAGAACATGGAATAGAACACGAAATTATTGATACACAAATTTTTGAATTAGCTGGTGAAAAAATTAGAAAAAATTCATCTTTTTGTTCATTTTTTTCAAGAATGAGAAGAGGGTACTTATATTCAACAGCTCAAGAGCAAGGATTTAATAAAGTGGCTTTAGGACATCATTTAGATGATGCAATGGAATCATTTTTTATGAATTTCTTTTATAATGGAACAATGCGTTCTATGCCTCCAATTTATAAGGCTGAAAATGGCTTAGAAGTAATTCGACCTTTGATTTTTTGTAGAGAGAGACAATTACGTGCTTTTGCAAATACAAATGAAATAAATGTAATCGGTGATGAAGCTTGTCCAGGTCTTAGATTTGATGTAAAAATGCCACATGCAAGAGCTACTACAAAAGAGTTATTAGCAAAACTTGAAGAAGAGAATCCAAAGATTTTTGTATCGATGAAAGCAGCATTTAAAAACATACAGTTATCAACTTTTTTTTATAAAGATATAAAAGAGATAGACGCAAATATAAAAGAAGATGAACTAATATGA
- a CDS encoding molybdopterin molybdotransferase MoeA: protein MRNFISYKKSIEILNNIELNKRATQKVFITNAIGKVVAKDIIAFENSPSFPTSAMDGYAIKYEDLENDFIEIIDKNPAGFVVESQVSIGKCIKTFTGSLMPKGSDTLIPIENVEVVNNKIKIIKKVPFSFAVRQIGENYKENEVLIKKGTVIGFAEVGVLASLNISQVEVIVNPTIAVASTGSEVLDLGETQTNDSQIRSSNHLTLEALFKSNKADVLQMGIVKDDIDSITNMFEIALSKADIVVTTGGVSVGDYDFVQDVIKDRLKAEVLFHGVTIKPGMHILVAIKEKKIIVALPGFAYSSTVCAILYVLPLIFRFRDSNEKLPIVKAKITQDYPMKMKKTIFTACNVHYVNGQYQIDFEGKKEGTSAILTNMLGNPALLIQDEDSEDLKTGDLVDILLLNQLK from the coding sequence ATGAGAAATTTTATAAGTTACAAAAAATCAATTGAAATTTTAAATAATATTGAATTAAATAAAAGAGCTACTCAAAAAGTTTTTATTACTAATGCTATTGGAAAAGTAGTAGCAAAAGATATTATTGCTTTTGAAAACAGTCCTTCTTTTCCAACTTCTGCAATGGATGGATATGCCATAAAATATGAAGATTTAGAAAATGATTTCATAGAAATAATTGATAAAAATCCAGCTGGATTTGTTGTTGAATCGCAAGTTAGCATTGGTAAATGTATAAAAACTTTTACTGGTTCATTAATGCCAAAAGGAAGTGATACTTTAATTCCTATTGAAAATGTTGAAGTTGTTAATAATAAAATTAAAATCATAAAAAAAGTTCCTTTTAGTTTTGCTGTAAGACAAATAGGTGAAAATTATAAAGAAAATGAAGTTTTAATCAAAAAAGGAACTGTTATTGGATTTGCTGAAGTGGGAGTTTTAGCTTCTTTAAATATCTCACAAGTAGAAGTAATAGTAAATCCTACAATTGCAGTTGCTAGTACAGGAAGTGAAGTTTTAGATTTAGGAGAGACTCAAACAAATGACTCTCAAATAAGAAGTTCAAATCACTTAACTTTAGAAGCTTTATTTAAAAGCAATAAAGCAGATGTTTTACAAATGGGAATTGTAAAAGATGATATAGATTCAATTACAAATATGTTTGAAATAGCTTTAAGTAAAGCTGATATAGTTGTAACAACGGGTGGTGTTTCTGTAGGGGATTATGATTTTGTACAAGATGTCATAAAGGATAGACTAAAAGCTGAGGTTTTATTTCATGGAGTTACTATAAAACCAGGAATGCATATATTAGTAGCTATTAAAGAGAAAAAAATTATAGTTGCTCTTCCAGGGTTTGCTTACTCTTCTACTGTTTGTGCAATACTTTATGTTTTACCTTTGATTTTTAGATTTAGAGATTCTAATGAAAAATTACCAATTGTAAAAGCAAAAATAACTCAAGACTATCCAATGAAAATGAAAAAAACTATTTTTACAGCTTGTAATGTACACTATGTAAATGGTCAATACCAAATCGATTTTGAAGGGAAAAAGGAAGGAACAAGTGCAATTTTGACAAATATGCTTGGAAATCCTGCTTTACTTATTCAAGATGAAGATAGTGAAGATTTAAAAACTGGAGATTTAGTAGATATATTACTATTAAACCAATTAAAATAA
- a CDS encoding DMT family transporter — MVFAMIFWGASWISTKVLTTYVNEYELVFLRMGICFITMFPIIYFYKLSFKIDLKSFYLILVASVILTFYSIVMFLGVEHGTGSFGGALVTTLIPIITFILIAFLHKKTISLKHSFALILGAFGVLNMLNIWNFDLYEIFSKDNIYFLLAAFLWSILTIVTSKATKINAFVFTFYTYIISSSVLFIFFVDANIFEKVLDFDFIFWFNIFVITILSTTFATSIYFIGASKLGAKEASSYIFLVPASALSFGAIFLGEEITFNVIIGTIFTIIAIYILNNLNFFKLFKKD; from the coding sequence ATGGTTTTTGCCATGATATTTTGGGGTGCTTCTTGGATTAGTACCAAAGTTTTAACAACTTATGTAAATGAATATGAATTAGTTTTTTTAAGAATGGGAATCTGTTTTATTACAATGTTTCCCATCATCTATTTTTATAAGCTCTCTTTTAAAATTGATTTAAAATCTTTTTATTTGATTCTTGTTGCTTCAGTTATCTTAACTTTTTATAGTATCGTTATGTTTTTAGGAGTTGAACATGGTACAGGGAGTTTTGGAGGAGCTTTAGTAACTACTTTAATACCAATAATAACTTTTATATTAATCGCTTTTTTACATAAAAAAACTATTAGCTTAAAACACTCTTTTGCACTTATTCTTGGTGCATTTGGGGTTTTAAATATGTTAAATATTTGGAATTTTGATTTATATGAGATATTTTCAAAAGATAATATATATTTTTTATTGGCTGCTTTTTTATGGTCGATTTTAACTATTGTTACTTCTAAAGCTACTAAAATAAATGCTTTTGTTTTTACCTTTTATACTTATATAATTTCAAGTTCTGTTCTTTTTATCTTTTTTGTAGATGCAAATATTTTTGAAAAAGTTTTAGATTTTGATTTTATTTTTTGGTTTAATATATTTGTAATTACAATTTTAAGTACCACTTTTGCAACTTCTATATATTTTATAGGAGCCTCTAAACTTGGAGCAAAAGAGGCATCTTCTTACATCTTTTTAGTTCCTGCTTCTGCTTTGAGTTTTGGAGCTATATTTTTAGGTGAAGAGATAACCTTTAATGTAATAATTGGAACAATTTTTACTATTATTGCAATTTATATTTTAAATAACTTAAATTTCTTTAAGTTATTTAAAAAAGATTAA